TTTTTTTTGCCTGAATTTTAGCAAGTAGGGCATCGTTTAGCGGTGTATTAATATTTAATCGCTTCCCTTGTTGGCTAATATAGCCACAAATGGCGTCTATTTCGGTTTGTCGGTTATGGGCAACGTCTTGATGCATTGAAGAGTAGTTTTCAGCGGTTAGCATCATTACGTTGTAGGCGTTGTTAAGCGCATCGGCCAGTTTAATATTAAGCTTTAAAGCATGGGCTACTTGGCATGCCTCAGTCAATAAGTTAAAAATAATGCTATTAAAATAAGGGGCACGTAACTGACCATTTTTAATATCATACAGTGCGCTTAATGGGTTAATGGCAATATTTACTAATAGTTTTTCAAACCGTAACTGCTCAATATTAGTACAGTAGCTTAGCTGCGGCACGTTTTGCAATTGCTCACACATTGCTTGGCGATAACTGTGCGCGCATGGGTTGCAGGCACCTAATACGCTTTTACCTTCACCGGTGTGCTGTACTATAAAGTCGTTTGTTTTAAAGCCAGCCATGCTGGTTGTTAAAAAGTACAACGCTTGTTGTTTATCGAGTTGCTCATTGAGCGTTTCAACATTACCCATTCCGTTGTGCGATACAACAAGTACGCTACTTGGCGATAAAAAGGGTTTTACTTGAGTAAAGGCCGACTGCACCTGAAAAGCCTTTACGGCAAAAATAACAATATCAAACGCGGACTGTTCATTAATTTGCTTAAGCGTAATAAATCGCGCATTTATTTTTTGCGAAGGCTGTTTTGCTTTGCAATAAAAACGTGTATTTGCAGTGGCTTTGCGTGTTAACACATGAACAGTGTGAGCTTTAGATAAAAAATGGCTTAGCAATAAACCAATAGCGCCGTCGCCAATAATAAGAATATTAGCCATAAGGGTTCTTTTTTCGAGGAGTAAAAATGCTTCTTAGTAAAAAGTACATGGCCGCACCGGCAAAATCAGCAATAAAATCACCTAACGAGGCCTGCCTGTAGGGAAGCGCATCTTGCATTATTTCTATTGCTGCACCGTAGCCCGCAAGCAAGAGTACTTGCGTGTATAGCGGTAACTTAAAGGCCTTATCCATAATGATGGCGAGTATAAAAAAAATCCCAAAATGGGCAACTTTATCAACATGTGGAAATAAGTTCGTAACACCGCCTTTTATTTCTTTGGCAAATAAGAGGGTAAACACCACAATACTAATCAAAAAAACTGCTTGGTAAACACGCCTTGTCACGATAAATCCTAAAACCGCTTAAAAAAGAGGCTGCAGTATATCAAACTAAAATAGTATCGCACCTGAACAACGGGCAGAAAAATGTAAAGATTTATAATTTTAGCGTTATAATCGGCGCATATATTTAGATTTAATAGTTAGGAGAACCCAATGCCTTCATTTGATATCGTATCAGAAGTAGAAATGAACGAAGCTAAAAATGCAGTAGATAACGCAAACCGCGAGCTAGAAACGCGCTTTGACTTTAGAGGGGTTGACGCATCAATTGAGCTAAACGACAAAACAATTAAACTAAAAGCAGAAGCTGACTCACAAGTTATGCAATTGTTTGATATTTTAGCCGCTAAAATCTCTAAGCGTGGTATGGATGTAGCAAGCTTGGAGCTGCAAGACATTACTCGTGCTGGCAAAAATGTATTTCGTAATGTTGCACTTAAACAAGGCATTGAGAAAGATGTGGCTAAAAAAGTAGTTAAAGCCATTAAAGACTCAAAAGTAAAAGTACAAGCCGCTATTCAAGGTGAAGAAGTACGTGTAACCGGTAAAAAGCGCGATGACTTACAAGCCGCTATGCAAGTGGTTCGCAACGCAGATTTGGGTCAGCCTTTTCAGTTTAAAAACTTTCGCGATTAATTATTTATAGAACGGCTAGTTATAAATAATACCTCTTCAACCTGCGCTTAATAATTTAAGCTCAGGTTGAGTTATTTTTAAGCGCTGTTAGCACTCTTAATAAAACAAATTATGTTTAATAATTAAGCTACTATACTTATACTCTTATTAAATATTTTTGCTTTAGGTGTATTAATGAATCGCTACCAACTTTTAGTTTTTATTACTTTTGTATTTTTTAGTAGCTCAAGCACAAGTAAAGCAATAGATATAAATGTATTAGTAGAAGATGGTTACTTTCCTATAGTCATTAATGCTGAAAAACAGCAGGGCTTAGCCCCTGAATTTATTAAAATATTAAACAATACCCAAAGTGAATATAACTTTATACTCAATTCATTACCTGTAAAAAGGTTGACCAAGTCAGTAGAGCAAAGCAGATTTGATGTTTTATTTTTAATGGCGCAGCAATGGATCCCTTTATCAGCGCGAGAAAATATTACCCAAAGCAAATTTTATGTTATTACTAAAAATGAATTATATGCACTTAAAGAAAACGCCAAAGATCAAACCTACTTTGATGACTTAAAACCATTAACTAAAGCTGGTGTACTTGGTTATTCTTATCACTTTGCAGGGTTTAATACCGACGCGTATTACTTAAGCGAAGAGCATAATGTTAGCCTCACAGTTGATGAGTTTAATGTAGTAAAAATGCTGTTATTGCAGCGCTCAGATATCGGTGTTTTAAATAATATTGCTTATCAATATTTTAAAAATAAAAAAATATTCGATATGAGCCTGTTATATAAAAGCGAAAAACCAGACGCCGTGTTTGACACTCACTTTTTAGTAAGCCCTAAGCAAAGCAAAATATCTGCATCTAAAATAGATTCAATTCTAAACTCAGCAGCTACAAAGCCCTATATTATAAAGTTACTAAATAAATACTCAGCACCATCTAGCTTTGATAATACACCAGAGTAATTAGGTTTTAGCTGTATAGACGTCCATTGACATTTGTAAACAAACTGCTCACAATAACAGCCTATTTTCAAGGTGCTTGCTGGTTGCTAAATACAGGGTTTAAAGTATTAAAACTGACAGCAAGATAATCGGGAAGTTGGTGCGCATTTATGATAAAAGCAATCCCAACACTGCCCCCGCAACGGTAAAGTATTAACACTTTTTTGAAGGTGCTTACTGAGTCCGGAGACCGGCCTTGAAGTAATCTTACTTACTTAAATCTTTGCGGTGGGCAAAGGTAGGGACCATCATGCTACATAAAACAACTCTTGGCGTTGCAATTTCTGCTGCGCTGTCATTTTCTGTGTCTGCTACAGATAATTCAATCGAAAAAATTACCGTTACTGCTAATAAATTTGAGCAATCAATTAACGATGTTTTAGCCAGCGTTAATGTTATTGAGCGCGCTGAAATAGACGCAAGCAACGTACGTGACCTACCAACGCTGTTAAGCAAGCAAGTTGGTTTTCAAATTAATCCTAATGGTGGTTTTGGGCAAACAGCGGGTGTGTCATTACGTGGTACGGGGTCTGGCGATACATTAATTTTAATTGATGGTGTCCGTACGGGCTCGGCAACGCTAGGCCAAAAAGCACTTAATAATGTACCTTTAAACAGCATTGAGCGTATCGAAATTATTAAAGGCTCACGTGCAGCAGTTTATGGCTCAGACGCACTTGCTGGTGTAATCAATATAATAACGCGTAATGCGAATAACTTGTCGCTTGATGCTACATTTGGATCAGATAATTATCAAAACTATCAAGTAGCGGGCTCTGTTAACTCAAAGGATGTGACAACATCGTTTAATGCAGGATATGAAAAAACAGATGGTTTTGACGCATTACAAGGTGTGGCACCTGATGACGACGGTTATGAAAATAAAAACGTAGGCTTTAAAGTAAATTACAGTGATGAGCACTACGGCGACTTTAAACTACTCGGTCAGTACAGCGAAGGTTACGCAGATTACGATAGTAGCTTTAGCCCTGCAACGAGCACGGTTGAAAGAGGGGACTTTAAAAACTATCAGTTATCTGCAGGCTGGAATAAACACTACACTAACCAATCTCATGCTATAAATGTTGCTTTTGCAACTGATGATTCACACGATACTTCAGCATTTGGCGAAAATGATTTTATAACTAAACGTGTGCAATTGGATTATAACGGTCAGTATAATTTATCAGAGGTACTTAATATTAGTGGCGGTGTTAACTGGTACAATGATGATGTAAGCCACAGCTCAACACAGTATGATGTACAAGAGCGTGATGTGTTAGCTGTATTTATTGGTGCATATTACAACTCTGAGAAAGTGTTAGCTAATTTAACTGTTCGCCAAGATGATGATGAGCAATTTGGTGACGAAACTACTTACACTGCGGCAGCCGGCTATCACTTATCTGAAGATGCAACCTTTAGAATAAGTCAAAGTACGGGTTTTAAAGCACCTACCTTTAACGATTTATATTTTCCAGCCTTTCCAGGTTTTCCACCTTCATCTAACCCTGATTTAGAGCCTGAAAAATCATTAAACCGAGAGATTGGATTAAATGTAGATTTTGATGTAGCAAGTGTTGATGTTGCTATTTTTAGAAACGATATTGAGGATAAAATTTCTTTAGATACTAACTTTTTTCCAGTTAACGTAAGTGAAGCACGTTATGAGGGGATTGAGTTTAGCCTTTCACAGCAGTTTTTTGGTTTTGATAGCCACTTTAATTTTGCATATTTAAGTGCCGAAAACCAAGAAACCGGCGATGAGCTACGCAATGTTGCTAAGCGCACTGTTAATTGGGAAATCGCAAAGCAGTTTGGTGATTTTGATGCTCGCATTGATATGCAATACCGTAGTGATCGCGAGGGGGCAGTAACACGCTTAGGGTCGTATACACTTTGGAACCTAGCGGGTAACTATCATGTAAACGATAATATTGAGCTGTCGCTTCGTGTAGAGAACCTATTTGACAGAGATTACAATGTGGTTGACTCAAGAGCTGATTTTACAAGCGGTGAAGTGTATTACTACAACACCCCAGAGCGCCGCTTTTTTGCTGGTGCAAGCTATCAGTTTTAATCGCGTTTTTTAATGCACAAAAGCCCGATTTATATCGGGCTTTTTAGTGTGTACTTAGAATTACTTTAATAACTAAAATGAGCTAATTAGATAAAAATTCTTTAAATACAGTTTCAAACTTGTGCAATTTAGGCGCAATTAAAATACTGCAGTAACCCTGCTGTGGGTTTTCGTTGTAGTAATCTTGATGATAATGCTCCGCTGGGTAATAGGTGGTAGCAGGGCTAACTTCTGTCACTATTGGCTCGCTAACATGGTTTTGTAGCTGGGCTATCAACTCATTGGTTTGCTTTAATTGTGCATCGTTGTGGTAATAAACAACACTTCTATATTGCGTGCCAATATCGTTACCTTGGCGATTTAATTGCGTGGCATCGTGTAACGTAAAAAACATCCTAAGCAGTGTTTCAAAGCTTACTACAGTGTTGTCAAACTCCAGCTGAACAACCTCAGCATGGCCTGTTGTACCTGAGCAGACTGATTTATACGTAGGGTTATCGGTATTGCCGCCGGTGTAACCTGAGCTTACGTTTACTACACCATTTACACGTCTAAATGCGGCGTCTATACACCAAAAACAGCCACCACCAAATGTTGCTAGTTGTGTTGATGTGCTCATTACTTATTCCTAAATGTTTATGGGATATAAAAGCGAGCATAAATTGAATACGCCGTAACAGCAAGTTACGGCGCAATATAAGCTCAGTTAAACTTCTTCGCTGTTTTTTAGCGGGTGGGAGTCGGCTTGTTTATTAAGCTTTTGCTGTAAAAACTCTGGTGATTGCGTGTTGCGTGCGAGGGCAAAATACGCAGCAGGCACAACATAGAGCGTTAGCAATGTTGATACAATAACGCCTGTAAATACCACCACACCAATCACCATACGGCTCTCTGCGCCTGGGCCTGATGCTAATACTAAAGGCACTGCGCTCATTACCGTAGTTAATGAGGTCATTATTATTGGGCGCAGGCGCTGAGTGGCAGCTTGCAAAATAGCCTCGCTAAATTCTACGCCTTTATCGCGCAGTTGGTTGGTAAATTCAACGATTAAAATACCATTTTTAGCGCTTAAGCCTATCAGCATTACAATACCTATTTGGCTATAAATATTAAGCGTTAAGCCTGTTGCCCATAGACCAAACATAGCACCCATTAGGCCAAGCGGTACTGTTAGCATAATGACAAACGGGTGCATAAAGCTTTCAAATTGCGCTGCTAATACTAAAAAGGTCACGGTAAGGGCAAGCACAAATACATAGGTCATGGCCGATGCACCTTCGTAAAATAATTGCGATTCACCTTTGTAGTCTACGGCGCCGTCTATGTCGTTTTCCTCAACGGCGACTTTGTTTAAAAAGTTAAGCGCTTGTTCAAGTGTATACCCATCTGCAAGATTAGCGCTTAGTGTGATGGCGCGCATCCGGTTATAACGGTTTAAGCGCGATGCTGTGGCTTCTTCTTTTAAGCTGATAAGGCTATCTAGTGGGACCAGCTCACCGCTGCGCGACTTAAGGTAAATATTTGAAATATCAGTAGGGTTTGTAAAGTCTTGTTTAGTACCTTTTAAAATAACATCGTATTCTTCGCCGCGGTCAATAAAAGTGGTTACACGGCGCTGGCCTAACATGGTTTCAAGCGTGGTGCCGACATCGGATACCGATACACCTAAATCGGCCGCTTTGTTTTTATCTATGCTGACTAAAAATTGTGGAAAGGTTTCTTTGTAGTCGTGATCGATTCTTACCAAGCCAGGGTTCTTTTCTGCACGCTCTATAATTCGGTCGCGCCAATCGGCAAGCTGTTCGTAATCGTTACCTTGCAGTACAAACTCAATAGGGCGAGAAGAGCCGCCACCGCCAATACCACGGCGCATAATAGCAAAAGCACGTACGTCTGTTACCTCGGTCATTTTAGCGCTTATTTCGTCCATTACTTCCCAAGTAGAACGCTTGCGTTTATCCCAATCGGCCATGCCAACAATGGCAACACCGCCACTGCCGCCCCAACCAGGAACACGCACTAAAACTCGGCTTAATTCGCCTGCTTCTGAGTAAGGGAGGAGGCGCTCTTCTATTTTTGCCATGTTAGCCGCGTTATTTTCATAACTTGCGCCTTCAGGGCCGCTCATCATAATAAAAAAGGTACCGCGGTCTTCTTTTGGCGTAAGCTCAGAGGGCACTTGTAAAAACAACGAGTAGCTAACAAAACCAGCAAGCACTAGGCTTATCATTAGGCCCCATTTTTTAGTCATATTTGAGGTAAGCGATTGGCGGTAACTATTTTCAATTTTGCTAAAAACGCGGTCCATCCATTGGCTAAACTTACTTTCTTTTTCTGACGCTTTTAAAACTTTAGAACATAGCGCCGGCGAGAGCGTAAGGGCTGTAATACTAGAGAAAAACACCGCGGCACTTACAGCCATTGCAAACTCTGTAAATAAGGCACCAATGCGCCCATCCATAAATACTAAAGGCACAAACACCGAAATAAGCACAAGCGTTGTGGCTATTATTGCAAATCCCACTTCGCGGGCACCTCTAAAGGCGGCTAATAAAGGCGGCTCACCAAGCTCTATACGGCGGTGAATATTCTCAAGCATTACAATAGCGTCATCAACTACCAAACCGATTGCTAGTACTAGTGCAAGTAGAGTTAATAAGTTTATTGAATATCCCATGGCAAGTAAAAACATAAAGCTGCCTACAAGTGCTACGGGCACCGTAACGGCAGGGATAAGCGTAGCGCGAATATTGCCTAAAAAGATAAAAATGATTAACACCACTAATCCCATAGAAATGGCAAGTGTGCTGTATACCTCGCTGATTGACTCTTTTATAAAAACAGAGGAGTCGTAGCTGTCTTGAATCGTGGTGCCTTCTGGCAAGTTACGTTTTATTTTTTCAAGCTCACTGCGGGCGTTGTCTACCACTGTTAAGGTGTTAGCTTTAGCTTGCTTTACTATGCCAAGGCCAATCATGTTACGGCCGTTACCACGGAATAGGCTTTCATCGTCGGCGGCTTCTAAATGTACATCGGCAACTTCACCTAAGCGCACAAGGTAGCCGTCTTCACCGCGTTTAATAACCAAGTTTTGAAAATCACGTTGGTCTTTATAACTACGTGCTGTACGTACAGTAAAGTCGCGGTCGATGGATTCAATTTCACCTGCTGGTAGCTCTACGTTTTCGCTGCGTAGGGTGTTTTCTATATCGCTTGAAGTGATCCCACGAGCAGCCATGGCTTGGCGATTTAGCCAAATTTTCATGGCGTATTGGCGCTCACCACCAATACGTACATTTGAGACGCCATCTACAACGGCTAATCGGTCAACAATAAAGCGTTGTGCATAATCGCTCAATTGCAACGAGTTCATAGTTTCACTGTTTAGTACAAACCAAGCAATAGGGCTCTCGTCGCTGTTTGACTTAGATACCTCTGGCGGGCGAACTTGCTCTGGTAAGTTATCTAGTGCGCGAGCAACTCGCTCTCGTACATCGTTTGAGGCTGCGTCAATATCACGGCTAATATCAAACTCAATAACAATATTAGAGCGTCCATTTCTACTTGAAGAATTAATACTTTTAATGCCTTCAATGCCCGATATCCGGTTTTCTAATATTTGCGTTATTTTTGTCTCGACTATTTCTGCCGAAGCACCGGTGTAGTCAGTACTAATACTGACAATAGGCGTTTCAATATCTGGGTATTCTCTAAGTGGCAGCATTGAAAACGCTACCAAGCCAAATGTTAGCAGTAGTAAGTTTATTACTATGGCAAAAACAGGGCGTTTAACACTCGTATCTGTAATTTTCACCGATTAACCCTCAACACTTACTTTGCTACCGGGGCGAATTTTAATAATGCCTTCGGTAATCACTTGCACACCATCGCTAAGGCCTTCATCAATCGCTACCCAGCCGTTATTTCTGCCAGCAACATGCACTTCTACCTTATTGGCAATGCCCTCTTTTACTTGGTATACGAAATGTTTATCTTGCAGTGGGATCACGGCTTTTTCTGGCACCATAAGCGCCTGATTACTACTGAGCTCAAGGGCGGTATTTAAAAGCATTCCTGGGCGCAATAACCCCGATTTATTAGCAAAGCTTGCGGTTACTTCAACACTGCGAGTAATCGAGTCGATACGCGAACTAATATGGGTCACTTTGCCGGTAAATGTCCGCTCTGGGTAAGCATCGTTTTGGGTATGAACTTTCATACCTAACCTAAGTTGAGATAAATATTTTTCAGGGACTTTAAAGTCAACTTTTATAATACTAATATCATCAAGCGTTGTAATAATTGTATCGCTACTTACATAAGCACCAACCGATATTTCTCGTTTGCCTAGCAAGCCAGAAAACGGCGCAGTAATTAGCATTTCATCAAGTTTGGTTTTAGCGCTTTCTAGTTGGGCTTGCGTGGCATCTACGCGAGAAAGTTGTTCTTCTAATAATGATTTAGCGGTAGATTGCGTGCGTGAAAGCTCAGTAAGCCGGCTTAATTGACGCTTTTCTTCTTTTATGTTGATGTTTAGCTCTTTTACAGCGTATTGCTCTTGTTGATTTTGCAGTTGCACAAGGCGTTGGCCTTTACTGACTAAGTCGCCATCTTTAAAATAAATATGGGTAACATAATCGCTTTGTGCGCTTTTTATATAAATGGCTTGGTTTGCGCGTGCACTGCCTATGGCTTCAATCATAACGGTGTTTTCTTGAGACGATACCGTATGAGCGATAACCTGTGTGGCTGTATCATTTGAATTAGATTGTTCACCATGGCTAGATGGCAAATATAAGTACACACTTAAAATAACAAGAAGTGTAATTAAAAATGGAAAAAGGGCTTTACCTGACTGTTTTAGATACATCGTTTTCATACCTGAAAATAAATTGTAAGTATTGTACGAAATAAGACCGTGAAAAGGCGGTTATGTGTCTCATAAATTTGTGCGTTAGGCGTAAAAATAAATGAGACTAATTACTTGTTCCCATTTAACACTAAAATTATGATAAAACGATGAAGCAACCACCGCAGTGTAAAACCTGTTTAACAATGAGAAAAATAATACTTTGGGGTATTGTTATGTTTTTATTTTATATGGTTTTTTACCAATATGGGTAAGCCGAGTTCAATAATAAAATATAGAGCGCAAGGCTCGCGCAATGGCATTGAAGTGCTTACTGTAGGCAGCATAGGTTTAGCTTTTATTATGCTGTTTAATTTACTGCGCCCAGGTGAAATTAGCTTAATAGAAATTTTTTTAGTAAGTATGTGCATAGCGGCTATTTTTATTGGTTTTTTAAAAACACAAGAACCGTATTACAGTTTACTGCTTAGTGAGTCCTTACTTGTGTATCAGCATAAATATGGTCAGTGGCAGTTAGATGTTAGTAACCTACACCACAGCGGTATACCTAAGGTGGCTGACGGCCTTGAACACCTTGAATTAAACGCAGTGGGTTTAAAACTCAATGATATGGACGAATTTTTAAGCGCAATGCACCCACGCATTGCCGGGAAATTACTGATAGAGCAGCGTAATTTATTTATGCAAGCTGTTCAAAAACATTGCAAAAATGGCAATTGCCCATCAGAATGGTTAATAGAAGATACACATTACATCTCCCCTGAAGGATTTAGCTATACTGGACTTATAGCTATGTTTGCTAACAGAGCCAAACACCTAGAGTTGTTAACGGGATATAACTTACTGTTACCCGCAAGTGTATTAGAGACAGACATTTGGTCGTTTAGTGCCGATTTAAACAAATGGAAACGCGCACCTGAACGGTTTATAGCATCGCAAGTTGGACACTAAATGCGATAGTAGGAAAAATAATGAGCCAAGAAAGATCTTTTATAAAGAGTGGTCGTAATACCATTATCCATAAAGATAAAAAGCTTGATCTAGTCATTGTAAATGCAGAGCAGCACCCACGCATAAAGGTAACTCAAAATGGTTTAGAGCCGTTTAAAGAAGAGTTACCTAAAAACCGGCGCGATGCTAAAGAGCGCTACCTTGAAATAATTAATGTAAGTAGTGCTGATATTTTTGGTGAAGAAAAACAGCTGTTATTTATCCAAGCGCTGGATGGGCGTGAATACAAAGTAGATTACTCTAAAGTAGGCACTAAGCTGTTTGTGCGTATTCATCAAGATACGTATATGTAAGACCAATCTGCAATAATACTTAATCATTTTGCGAGGCTAAACGTGTCGCTACCTGCGTTAAAAAGTTCTTAGTTACGACTGCATGGATGCAGAAGGTAGAGCAATGCAGGAGCAATTGCCAAGAACAACTAAATAGCGAATTTTTTACCAAGTTCTCAACACGTTTTTCCAGCCTCAAAATAGATCACTTAATTATGCGGATTGGTATAACTCTAAATGGCATCTTTATTGCTAGTAATTACACTATAGTAATTATTTGACATTATAGGTGCGTTTTATGAAGGCGTTTGCTTTTACTCCCCTTATATCTTGCTTTTTATTGGCTGCCTGTGGCGGTGGAGGCGGTGGTAGTGATGACTCTGCGGTTGAAACCACGGTTAATGCCGGAATCGACCTACAAGTTGTAGAGAAAACAGAGTTTACAATCACCGCGCAAGGCTCACCAGCCGATGGCACTTTTACTTGGCAGCGCGTTAGTGGCCCATCTGTGGACGGCTTTCCGCTTGAAGGTGCAGAGCAAACAATTACTGCGCCCGATGTAAAAGCCGATAGTGAACTTGTACTATCAGTAAGCTATCAAACAGATAGCGGTAGCTTAGTTAGTGACACCGTGAGCATATTCATTACCTCAAGCAATCAGTTACCGCTTGCTGTTGTTAGTCAAACAGCTCCAGAAACACTGCCTTCAACCTATAATGACACCGTAACGTTAAGCGCTGAAGAGTCGAGCGATCCTGACGAAAATGGCCAAATTAATAGCTATCAGTGGCAATTAATTTCAGGCCCTGATCTAGATATAACCGACTTTGACAATTCAACGGTAAGTTTTAGCCACCCGCTGTTGGAATCAAATACTAATTTAATATGGCAATTAAGCGTTACTGACGACGAGGGCGGCGAGGCAAGTACTGAATACAGTATGACACTCAATAAAACCGATGAGCTAGTTGTAGCCAATGCAGGGGATGACCAAAACGTAGAAGAATTTGAGGAAGTGACCTTAGATGCAAGTGAAAGTGACACCCTAACAGATACGTTTTCGTGTAGCTGGCAACAATTAACAGGCAATGCCGAAACGCTGGCAAATGCTAGCCAATGTACCACGACATTTTTTGCCTCCGACGTTGATTTAGATACGACTTTGAGCTTTGAGGTCACAGTTACCGATTCTAAAGGACGCACTGACATCGATACCGTATTTATTGACGTATCGCCAAAAGCTCTTGGATTAATTAACGATAGTGGATTAGGTGAGTGTTTTAACAATACGCAGCGTATCAATTGCCAAAGTAGTGATTTTCCGGGGCAAGATGCAGAGCTTGGTCGAGACAGCTTTGCTAACCAGCTAGATAAAGCAGGTCAAGGTAACCTTGCGTTTGACTACACTAAGCTAAACCAGTTTGCCGATGAAGTCGCTGATGATAGTGACAATTTTACTTGTATACGCGACAACGTAACAGGGCTTGTATGGGAGGTTAAAAGTGTAGAATCAGGCACGCTCCCTAATACCACCTTACGCGATGGCCAAAATCATTACTTTTGGGATTTAGGTACGACCACCTTTACCGATACAAGCACCGCTAATACCACCTGCCCAGATGATACAAGCTGTGGTGTGCAAACTTATATAAATGAAGTGAACGACTTAGATTTCTGCGGCGGTACCAATTGGCGCTTACCAACTTACACTGAGCTGTTGAGCTTAATTGATTATGGCAAGCAGGGCGAAAACGTATTAATTGATGAAGCGTTTTTTCCTAATATGCCAGAAGCAGGCGCTATAGATGATGTGAATTTACCTTACTGGACATCGCAAACTGCAGCCGATGGTACCAGCTTATCGCAAGCGTACATTATAGATATGAGCAACGGGAATGACTTAGCCTACCCGAAAGAAAAATACGCGTATGTACGTTTAGTCAGAAGCCGATAGGAGAGAACCATGAAAACACGCTTACTATTTTCAATGGCTGTATTTAGCGCCAGCTTTCAGCTAGCCGCGGCGCAAACGTGTTACGACGGAGCGGATACTACAACGCCAACCACTCGCTTTACCCTTAATGACGATGGCACCGTGTTAGATACTGAAACTGGCCTAATGTGGCAACGTTGTAGCTACGGACAAGTTTACGATAGCGACACTGAAACTTGTACAGGTTCTACGCCATCACTTAATTGGCAAGAAGCGCTGAGAGGCGCAGAAAACGACACTACCGCTGACTACGATGATTGGCAAGTGCCTAATATTAAAGAACTTGCCAGTATTTTAGAACACAGCTGCACCGAGCCAAGCATTAACGAAGAAGTGTTTTTAGGTACAAGATTGCAAAACTACTGGAGTAACACCTCTGGCGTAAGCACGATGAGCTCAGCATGGGTTTACCAATTTGATAGCGGACTCAATAGTTTACATGCTAAAACTAGTGACGTGTATTTACGTTTAGTGCGTTACGAAAACTAGGGCCTGTTGACCTTTCAGGGTTATAATTTGTTCAATCTAAGGGCTATTTAATCGCGGCGTGAGGTTTGTAACCTAGTGGGCTCGATAACTGCTCCTGCGTTATTCTAATGACTTACATCCATGTAAGAATAAGTAAAAACCGAGTAAAACTTCCGCGTCCTGCTCACGCCCCTTACCTACATCCATGTAGGCAACAAAGAGGAAATTGCCCTTAGGCAGAACCCTTTGGGCAGCGCCTGTTTGGCATTTATACGTCGTTATCGCCTATTTATGGGGAACAACCACACTACATAGGCTCTGCCTTGCCTAAATACCA
The genomic region above belongs to Pseudoalteromonas sp. MM1 and contains:
- a CDS encoding efflux RND transporter permease subunit codes for the protein MKITDTSVKRPVFAIVINLLLLTFGLVAFSMLPLREYPDIETPIVSISTDYTGASAEIVETKITQILENRISGIEGIKSINSSSRNGRSNIVIEFDISRDIDAASNDVRERVARALDNLPEQVRPPEVSKSNSDESPIAWFVLNSETMNSLQLSDYAQRFIVDRLAVVDGVSNVRIGGERQYAMKIWLNRQAMAARGITSSDIENTLRSENVELPAGEIESIDRDFTVRTARSYKDQRDFQNLVIKRGEDGYLVRLGEVADVHLEAADDESLFRGNGRNMIGLGIVKQAKANTLTVVDNARSELEKIKRNLPEGTTIQDSYDSSVFIKESISEVYSTLAISMGLVVLIIFIFLGNIRATLIPAVTVPVALVGSFMFLLAMGYSINLLTLLALVLAIGLVVDDAIVMLENIHRRIELGEPPLLAAFRGAREVGFAIIATTLVLISVFVPLVFMDGRIGALFTEFAMAVSAAVFFSSITALTLSPALCSKVLKASEKESKFSQWMDRVFSKIENSYRQSLTSNMTKKWGLMISLVLAGFVSYSLFLQVPSELTPKEDRGTFFIMMSGPEGASYENNAANMAKIEERLLPYSEAGELSRVLVRVPGWGGSGGVAIVGMADWDKRKRSTWEVMDEISAKMTEVTDVRAFAIMRRGIGGGGSSRPIEFVLQGNDYEQLADWRDRIIERAEKNPGLVRIDHDYKETFPQFLVSIDKNKAADLGVSVSDVGTTLETMLGQRRVTTFIDRGEEYDVILKGTKQDFTNPTDISNIYLKSRSGELVPLDSLISLKEEATASRLNRYNRMRAITLSANLADGYTLEQALNFLNKVAVEENDIDGAVDYKGESQLFYEGASAMTYVFVLALTVTFLVLAAQFESFMHPFVIMLTVPLGLMGAMFGLWATGLTLNIYSQIGIVMLIGLSAKNGILIVEFTNQLRDKGVEFSEAILQAATQRLRPIIMTSLTTVMSAVPLVLASGPGAESRMVIGVVVFTGVIVSTLLTLYVVPAAYFALARNTQSPEFLQQKLNKQADSHPLKNSEEV
- a CDS encoding DUF2982 domain-containing protein; amino-acid sequence: MGKPSSIIKYRAQGSRNGIEVLTVGSIGLAFIMLFNLLRPGEISLIEIFLVSMCIAAIFIGFLKTQEPYYSLLLSESLLVYQHKYGQWQLDVSNLHHSGIPKVADGLEHLELNAVGLKLNDMDEFLSAMHPRIAGKLLIEQRNLFMQAVQKHCKNGNCPSEWLIEDTHYISPEGFSYTGLIAMFANRAKHLELLTGYNLLLPASVLETDIWSFSADLNKWKRAPERFIASQVGH
- a CDS encoding efflux RND transporter periplasmic adaptor subunit; translation: MYLKQSGKALFPFLITLLVILSVYLYLPSSHGEQSNSNDTATQVIAHTVSSQENTVMIEAIGSARANQAIYIKSAQSDYVTHIYFKDGDLVSKGQRLVQLQNQQEQYAVKELNINIKEEKRQLSRLTELSRTQSTAKSLLEEQLSRVDATQAQLESAKTKLDEMLITAPFSGLLGKREISVGAYVSSDTIITTLDDISIIKVDFKVPEKYLSQLRLGMKVHTQNDAYPERTFTGKVTHISSRIDSITRSVEVTASFANKSGLLRPGMLLNTALELSSNQALMVPEKAVIPLQDKHFVYQVKEGIANKVEVHVAGRNNGWVAIDEGLSDGVQVITEGIIKIRPGSKVSVEG